From Saimiri boliviensis isolate mSaiBol1 chromosome 9, mSaiBol1.pri, whole genome shotgun sequence, a single genomic window includes:
- the LOC120367894 gene encoding large ribosomal subunit protein uL24-like gives MKFNPFVTSDRSKNRKRHFNAPSHIRRKVMSSPLSKELRQTYNVRSMPIRKDDEVQVVRGHYKGQQIGKVVQVYRKKYVIYIEQVQREKANGTTVHVGIHPSKVVITRLKLDKDRKKILERKAKSRQVGKEKGKYKEETIEKMQE, from the coding sequence atgaagttcaatccCTTTGTCACTTCCGACCGAAGCAAGAATCGCAAAAGGCATTTCAATGCACCTTCCCACATTCGCAGGAAGGTTATGTCCTcccctctttccaaagagctgagacagaCGTACAACGTGCGATCCATGCCCATCCGAAAGGATGATGAAGTTCAGGTTGTACGAGGACACTATAAAGGTCAGCAGATTGGCAAAGTAGTCcaggtttacaggaagaaatacGTAATCTACATTGAACAGGTGCAGCGGGAAAAGGCTAATGGCACAACTGTCCATGTAGGCATTCACCCCAGCAAGGTGGTTATCACTAGgctaaaactggacaaagaccGCAAAAAGATCCTTGAACGGAAAGCCAAATCTCGccaagtaggaaaggaaaagggcaaatacaaggaagaaacaattgagaagatgcaggaataa